The proteins below are encoded in one region of Amycolatopsis acidiphila:
- a CDS encoding copper resistance CopC family protein encodes MRKALAVLALTVAAMIGTATPALAHNVLISTDPGKGASLETGPAKITLTFDAPVQGGDINQISVVGPDKSQWAEGAVEINSNVITAAVRPLGPAGTYTVGYRILSADGHPVEGEYTFTLTKAGNGTPATAGAATGAATQSDSGSGGGGVPVWVWILGAVVLLAIGLTLALRTGREKRP; translated from the coding sequence ATGCGCAAGGCACTCGCGGTGCTGGCGCTGACGGTGGCGGCCATGATCGGCACGGCCACCCCGGCGCTCGCCCACAACGTGCTGATCTCGACCGACCCGGGCAAGGGCGCCTCGCTCGAGACCGGGCCCGCCAAGATCACGCTCACCTTCGACGCCCCGGTCCAGGGCGGTGACATCAACCAGATCTCGGTCGTCGGACCGGACAAGTCGCAGTGGGCCGAGGGCGCGGTGGAGATCAACAGCAATGTGATCACCGCCGCCGTGCGGCCGCTCGGTCCCGCCGGGACCTACACGGTCGGCTACCGGATCCTGTCCGCGGACGGGCACCCGGTCGAGGGCGAGTACACGTTCACCCTCACCAAGGCCGGCAACGGCACCCCGGCCACGGCCGGGGCGGCCACCGGCGCCGCCACCCAGTCCGACAGTGGTTCGGGCGGCGGCGGCGTCCCGGTCTGGGTGTGGATCTTGGGCGCGGTCGTCCTGCTGGCGATCGGGCTGACGCTCGCACTGCGGACGGGCCGGGAGAAGAGGCCGTGA
- a CDS encoding YcnI family copper-binding membrane protein — translation MSKNHALRASVLAATFGVAGLLGAGVASAHVTANIYGSEPQKGGSGTIVFRVPNEEEDAGTNKVEVDFKPEYAISTVRYKPVPGWTAQVVKTPLPAPVKDGKNLDVTNPVTKIVFTAQPGSGIAKGDAEFQEFEISASTLPSNVDELVLPAIQTYDDGQVVNWDQVENGGAEPEHPAPTVQLAAASTGTGHDAHTMSASTTGDSATAGSTDSTARWLGGAGLVVGALGLGIGGGAVLRGRKAAK, via the coding sequence ATGTCGAAAAACCACGCCCTGCGCGCGTCCGTCCTGGCCGCCACGTTCGGTGTCGCCGGGCTTCTCGGTGCGGGCGTCGCGTCCGCGCACGTGACCGCGAACATCTACGGCAGCGAGCCGCAGAAGGGCGGCAGCGGCACCATCGTCTTCCGCGTGCCCAACGAGGAGGAGGACGCCGGCACGAACAAGGTCGAGGTCGACTTCAAGCCGGAGTACGCGATCAGCACCGTGCGCTACAAGCCGGTGCCGGGCTGGACGGCCCAGGTCGTGAAGACCCCGCTGCCCGCCCCGGTGAAGGACGGCAAGAACCTCGACGTGACCAACCCGGTCACGAAGATCGTCTTCACCGCGCAGCCCGGCTCGGGGATCGCCAAGGGCGACGCCGAGTTCCAGGAGTTCGAGATCTCCGCGTCCACTCTGCCGTCCAATGTCGACGAATTGGTGCTGCCCGCGATCCAGACCTACGACGACGGCCAGGTCGTGAACTGGGACCAGGTGGAGAACGGCGGCGCGGAGCCGGAGCACCCGGCACCGACCGTGCAGCTCGCCGCCGCGTCGACCGGGACCGGGCACGACGCGCACACCATGAGCGCGTCGACCACCGGTGACTCCGCGACCGCCGGCTCGACCGACAGCACGGCACGCTGGCTCGGCGGCGCCGGGCTGGTCGTCGGCGCGCTCGGGCTCGGCATCGGCGGCGGCGCTGTCCTGCGCGGCCGCAAGGCGGCGAAGTAG
- a CDS encoding copper resistance D family protein: protein MTKAGTTSPVRYSTLVAAVAAALAGVLVGVALTTTTPVPGVTDVSEVVSVAIPVVRVLLDLAAVTTIGLGLLSVLVGYDRPKLTEPVLALARPAAVASALVWAATALVTLVLQTAEFQPKARTISFDDIWSYVGQIGAGKALLVVAVLALAHAGLGVLAVRHGEKVPAEVRVGLGLFALLPLPVTGHASNWNYHDYTMISMELHVMSAVAWTGGLGAMAVLLLGNRTLLAHALPRFSKLATLCLVLSVVTGLFNAAVELLVNPTIAFWPALFTTAYGRLVLLKLLCAIGIGVLGANLRWRLMPRIVRHERTALAAWASLELTVMGLAFGFAVVLTRAPVT from the coding sequence GTGACGAAGGCCGGGACCACCTCGCCCGTGCGGTACTCGACGCTCGTCGCCGCGGTCGCGGCGGCGCTGGCCGGGGTGCTGGTCGGGGTCGCGCTGACCACGACCACCCCCGTGCCGGGCGTGACCGACGTGAGCGAGGTGGTCTCGGTCGCCATCCCGGTGGTGCGCGTGCTGCTCGACCTGGCGGCCGTGACCACCATCGGGCTCGGCCTGCTGTCGGTGCTCGTCGGTTACGACCGGCCGAAGCTGACCGAACCGGTGCTCGCGCTGGCGCGGCCCGCCGCCGTGGCGAGCGCGCTGGTGTGGGCGGCCACGGCACTGGTCACGCTCGTGCTGCAGACCGCGGAGTTCCAGCCCAAGGCGAGGACGATCAGCTTCGACGACATCTGGAGCTACGTCGGGCAGATCGGCGCGGGCAAGGCGCTGCTCGTCGTCGCCGTGCTCGCGCTGGCGCACGCCGGGCTCGGCGTGCTCGCCGTGCGGCACGGCGAGAAGGTGCCCGCCGAGGTGCGGGTCGGGCTGGGCCTGTTCGCGCTGCTGCCACTGCCGGTGACCGGGCACGCGTCGAACTGGAACTACCACGACTACACGATGATCTCGATGGAACTGCACGTGATGAGCGCCGTCGCCTGGACCGGCGGGCTCGGCGCGATGGCCGTGCTGCTGCTCGGTAACCGGACGCTGCTCGCCCACGCGCTGCCCAGGTTCTCCAAGCTCGCCACGCTCTGCCTGGTGCTCTCGGTGGTGACCGGCCTGTTCAACGCGGCCGTCGAGCTCCTGGTCAACCCGACAATCGCCTTCTGGCCTGCGTTGTTCACCACCGCGTACGGGCGGCTGGTGCTGCTCAAGCTGCTGTGCGCGATCGGGATCGGCGTCCTCGGCGCGAACCTGCGCTGGCGGCTGATGCCGCGGATCGTCCGGCACGAGCGGACGGCACTCGCCGCGTGGGCGAGCCTGGAGTTGACGGTGATGGGCCTGGCTTTCGGTTTCGCCGTGGTCCTGACCCGGGCGCCGGTAACCTGA
- a CDS encoding TetR/AcrR family transcriptional regulator produces the protein MSDTQATPLRRRPVQQRSAKRVEQMLDASAQLIDEVGYDALTTTLIAKRAGVAVGSLYQFFPDKRAVVQALTQRNLDRFVASTNERLAGEDPSHWWDVVDSILDIYLDMHRSVPGFAKVHFGDVVDRQLLDESRDNNKVIADSLTELVRKYIDTPGEQLSLAIAVAIEMADALLKFAFHRDPQGDQEIVDETKHVIKLYLASRLGE, from the coding sequence GTGTCGGACACCCAGGCGACCCCATTGCGCCGGCGGCCCGTGCAGCAGCGCAGTGCCAAGCGCGTCGAGCAGATGCTCGACGCCAGCGCACAGCTGATCGACGAGGTCGGCTACGACGCGTTGACCACCACGCTGATCGCGAAGCGGGCCGGGGTCGCCGTCGGCTCGCTGTACCAGTTCTTCCCCGACAAGCGCGCCGTCGTGCAGGCACTGACCCAGCGCAACCTCGACCGGTTCGTGGCCTCGACCAACGAGCGGCTGGCCGGCGAGGACCCGTCGCACTGGTGGGACGTCGTCGACTCGATCCTCGACATCTACCTGGACATGCACCGGTCGGTGCCGGGTTTCGCCAAGGTGCACTTCGGCGACGTCGTGGACCGTCAGCTGCTGGACGAGAGCCGCGACAACAACAAGGTCATCGCGGACTCGCTGACCGAGCTCGTCCGCAAGTACATCGACACTCCTGGCGAGCAGTTGTCGCTCGCGATCGCGGTGGCCATCGAGATGGCCGACGCGCTGCTGAAGTTCGCCTTCCACCGCGACCCGCAGGGCGACCAGGAGATCGTCGACGAGACCAAGCACGTGATCAAGCTGTACCTCGCGAGCAGGCTCGGCGAGTAG
- a CDS encoding MFS transporter: protein MTDTDLPAALAEPVTRVRGGWTSLLFVANIGLWLGIYAPIQVLLPEQAELLDSANKELVFGVVTGVGAVVSLFANPLVGLASDRTRSRFGRRHPWTLLGAVVGALGLVVLALAGDVVAMTIGWCVVQAGLNGMLATLTSAVPDRVPVEQRAQIGGLVGISQMLGTVLGAVVVTVLVTSLPGGYLACAVVVVLGALAFVLRTPDLSLPRGWRPSNRWREVLAELWVSPRAHPDFAWAWGCHFLINLGNALGTFYLLFFLKDAVHYPDPDTGLLIMMGLYGAALIVGGLTVGWLSDRSGRRKPYVWLAVLVMAAAAFVLTGWQTWPAALVASPLLGVGFGAYWAVALAILTQVLPAAQDRAKDLGVVNIANLLPQVIAPLAATVILANLGGYPALFAAAGIATLAAGALITGVRSVR from the coding sequence ATGACCGACACCGATCTGCCCGCGGCGCTGGCCGAACCCGTCACCCGCGTCCGCGGCGGCTGGACGAGCCTGCTGTTCGTCGCGAACATCGGTCTCTGGCTGGGGATCTACGCACCGATCCAGGTGCTGCTGCCCGAGCAGGCGGAGCTGCTCGACTCGGCGAACAAGGAGCTCGTGTTCGGCGTGGTCACCGGGGTCGGCGCGGTGGTTTCGCTGTTCGCGAACCCGCTGGTGGGGCTCGCCTCGGACCGGACGAGGTCCCGCTTTGGCCGCCGGCATCCGTGGACGCTGCTCGGCGCGGTGGTCGGGGCGCTCGGGCTGGTCGTGCTGGCGCTGGCGGGCGACGTTGTCGCGATGACCATCGGCTGGTGCGTGGTGCAGGCCGGGCTCAACGGAATGCTCGCGACGCTGACCTCGGCGGTGCCCGACCGGGTGCCGGTGGAGCAGCGCGCGCAGATCGGCGGGCTGGTCGGGATCAGCCAGATGCTGGGCACGGTGCTCGGCGCGGTGGTGGTGACCGTGCTGGTCACGAGCCTGCCGGGCGGTTACCTGGCTTGCGCGGTGGTGGTGGTGCTGGGCGCGCTCGCGTTCGTGCTGCGGACGCCGGACCTGTCGTTGCCGCGCGGCTGGCGGCCGTCGAACCGGTGGCGGGAGGTGCTGGCGGAGCTGTGGGTCTCGCCGCGGGCGCACCCGGACTTCGCGTGGGCCTGGGGCTGTCACTTCCTGATCAACCTCGGCAACGCGCTCGGCACGTTCTACCTGCTGTTCTTCCTCAAGGACGCGGTCCACTACCCGGACCCGGACACCGGGCTGCTGATCATGATGGGCCTGTACGGCGCCGCGTTGATCGTCGGCGGCCTGACAGTCGGGTGGCTTTCGGACCGCTCGGGTCGGCGGAAGCCGTACGTCTGGCTGGCGGTCCTGGTGATGGCGGCCGCGGCCTTCGTGCTGACCGGCTGGCAGACCTGGCCTGCCGCGCTGGTCGCGTCCCCGCTGCTGGGCGTCGGGTTCGGCGCGTACTGGGCGGTGGCGCTGGCGATCCTGACCCAGGTGCTCCCGGCCGCGCAGGACCGCGCCAAGGACCTGGGCGTGGTGAACATCGCGAACCTGCTGCCCCAGGTGATCGCCCCCCTCGCGGCGACGGTGATCCTTGCCAACCTGGGCGGCTACCCGGCGCTCTTCGCCGCCGCGGGAATCGCGACGCTGGCAGCGGGAGCGCTGATCACCGGGGTGCGGAGCGTGCGCTAG
- a CDS encoding GH1 family beta-glucosidase has protein sequence MENLIFPPDFLWGVSTSAFQIEGAPREDGRGPSIWDDFGTERAGEATDHYHRYREDVALLAELGVGAYRMSFAWPRIQPEGSGKPNQAGLAFYDRLLDEVCAAGIAPVGTVYHWDTPLALEDAGGWLIRDTAQRFAEYAAILGERFADRVKMWIPLNEPMVTTVYGYAVAEYAPGRTLLLDAIPTAHHQHLAHGLAVQALRAAGAESVGTANHHSPVWPASGSEADQAAADWLDALLNGLFADPVLTGRYPDELTPYLPATAADDLPVIAQPLDFYGVNYYEPQCAAAPGEGNPLPFELRPIEGFPRTSNDSPIVPDALRELLIRFAQRYDLPPVYITENGCSFDGVHDPERIDFLTRHLAALRAAMDAGVDVRGYFVWSLLDNFEWSKGYAPRFGLVHVDYGTQLRTPKDSFAWYRKLVSR, from the coding sequence GTGGAAAACTTGATCTTCCCGCCGGACTTCCTCTGGGGAGTGTCTACCTCAGCGTTCCAGATCGAGGGCGCACCGCGCGAGGACGGCCGGGGACCGTCCATTTGGGACGATTTCGGCACCGAGCGGGCCGGGGAGGCGACCGACCACTACCACCGGTACCGCGAGGACGTCGCTTTGCTGGCCGAGCTCGGCGTCGGCGCCTACCGGATGTCGTTCGCCTGGCCGCGGATCCAGCCCGAGGGCAGCGGAAAGCCGAACCAGGCCGGGCTCGCGTTCTACGACCGCCTGCTCGACGAGGTCTGCGCGGCCGGGATCGCGCCGGTCGGCACCGTCTACCACTGGGACACCCCGCTCGCGCTCGAAGACGCGGGCGGCTGGCTGATCAGGGACACCGCGCAGCGGTTCGCCGAGTACGCCGCGATCCTCGGCGAGCGTTTCGCCGATCGGGTGAAGATGTGGATTCCGCTCAACGAGCCGATGGTCACGACCGTCTACGGCTATGCGGTCGCCGAGTACGCGCCGGGCAGGACGCTGCTGCTCGACGCGATCCCGACCGCGCATCACCAGCACCTCGCGCACGGCCTGGCGGTGCAGGCGCTGCGCGCCGCGGGTGCGGAGAGCGTCGGCACGGCGAACCACCATTCCCCGGTCTGGCCCGCGAGCGGCAGCGAAGCCGATCAGGCGGCCGCCGACTGGCTGGACGCGCTGCTCAACGGCCTGTTCGCCGACCCGGTGCTGACCGGCCGATATCCGGACGAACTGACCCCGTACCTGCCGGCGACCGCCGCCGACGACCTGCCCGTCATCGCGCAGCCGCTCGACTTCTACGGCGTCAACTACTACGAACCACAGTGTGCCGCCGCGCCGGGAGAGGGCAACCCGTTGCCGTTCGAGCTGCGCCCGATCGAGGGATTTCCCCGCACGAGCAACGATTCCCCGATCGTGCCGGATGCCTTGCGGGAACTGCTCATCCGCTTCGCGCAGCGGTACGACCTGCCCCCGGTGTACATCACCGAAAACGGTTGCAGCTTCGACGGCGTGCACGACCCCGAGCGCATCGACTTCCTGACGCGGCACCTGGCGGCGCTGCGGGCGGCGATGGACGCCGGCGTGGACGTGCGCGGGTACTTCGTCTGGTCACTGCTCGACAATTTCGAGTGGTCGAAGGGCTACGCTCCCCGCTTCGGTCTCGTGCACGTCGACTACGGGACCCAGCTCCGCACGCCCAAGGACTCCTTCGCCTGGTACCGGAAACTGGTGAGCCGATGA
- a CDS encoding amino acid deaminase/aldolase, which produces MTTPSAAAYDQATKDLEPPLAVVDLAAFDANAEDLVRRANGTPIRLVSKSVRCRYLIERALAKPGFAGLMCYSLAEALWHVEQGTSDDILVAYPTVDHAALHRLAADERARTTVTIMVDSPEHLDVVDAAAGHEHADIRVCLELDASWRPLGLVHVGTRRSPVFSVRQAAELARTIVARKGFRLAGLMAYEGQIAGFPDATGSRTDPVVRWMQRRSARELARRRAEAVRVVREIAELEFVNGGGSGSIETTSAEDAVTEVAVGSGLIGSTLFDGYTRFHPRPAALFALPVVHKPTRSIATLFAGGYIASGPPSASRLPSPYLPAGLKLLPIEGAGEVQTPVRGKVARDLRLGDRVWLRHAKAGELAERFTHYHIVVDGRVERTVPTYRGERQSFG; this is translated from the coding sequence ATGACCACGCCGAGCGCGGCCGCGTACGACCAGGCCACGAAGGATCTCGAGCCGCCGCTGGCCGTCGTCGACCTCGCCGCGTTCGACGCCAACGCCGAGGACCTCGTCCGCCGCGCGAACGGGACGCCCATCCGGCTGGTGAGCAAGTCGGTCCGCTGCCGGTACCTCATCGAGCGTGCGCTGGCGAAGCCCGGGTTCGCCGGCCTGATGTGCTACTCGCTGGCCGAGGCGCTGTGGCACGTCGAGCAGGGCACGAGCGACGACATCCTCGTCGCGTACCCGACCGTCGACCACGCGGCGCTGCACCGGCTCGCCGCCGACGAACGCGCCCGGACCACGGTCACGATCATGGTCGACTCGCCCGAGCACCTCGACGTCGTGGACGCGGCGGCCGGGCACGAGCACGCCGACATCCGCGTCTGCCTCGAACTGGACGCGTCGTGGCGGCCGCTCGGCCTGGTGCACGTCGGGACCCGCCGCTCGCCGGTGTTCTCCGTGCGCCAGGCCGCCGAACTCGCCCGGACGATCGTGGCGCGCAAGGGTTTCCGGCTCGCCGGGCTGATGGCCTACGAGGGACAGATCGCCGGTTTCCCGGACGCGACGGGTTCGCGGACCGACCCCGTGGTCCGGTGGATGCAGCGGCGGTCCGCCCGGGAGCTGGCGCGCCGCCGGGCCGAGGCGGTGCGCGTGGTGCGGGAGATCGCCGAGCTGGAGTTCGTCAACGGCGGCGGGTCGGGCAGCATCGAGACGACGAGCGCCGAGGACGCGGTGACCGAGGTCGCCGTCGGTTCCGGGCTGATCGGCTCGACCCTCTTCGACGGCTACACGCGGTTCCACCCGCGGCCTGCCGCGCTGTTCGCGCTCCCAGTTGTCCACAAGCCCACCCGTAGTATCGCCACCCTCTTCGCGGGCGGATATATAGCGTCCGGGCCCCCCTCGGCGTCCCGGTTGCCATCGCCGTACCTGCCTGCTGGGCTGAAGCTGCTCCCGATCGAGGGAGCGGGCGAGGTGCAGACGCCGGTACGCGGAAAAGTGGCCCGTGACCTGCGGTTGGGCGACCGCGTGTGGCTCCGGCACGCGAAGGCCGGGGAGCTCGCCGAGCGGTTCACGCACTACCACATCGTGGTGGACGGGCGGGTCGAGCGGACCGTCCCGACCTACCGTGGCGAGCGGCAGAGTTTCGGCTAG
- a CDS encoding helix-turn-helix transcriptional regulator — protein MDASNAADARQGHPISSDVWDKREMREALAAREISAVYRNLRKEGISQRQIAALTGQSQSEVSEILKGRQVMAYDVLARIADGLGVPRGYMGLAYDEATEIQVVGAADEQQAEEDESVKRRNFLAHAAQVTMGAAVFGSSPQAWGASPARTPAPGHIGMTDVRQVEAATRALRALDYQYGGGFCRDAVVAQLSWGQQMLDSSATTPVKSRLFVALADLHSLAGWTSFDTGLMDSARGHFANALELAKQGDNNPLVANILYRMGRVYLHQEAPNDALKLFQLGQIAAQESGSELAIAVLAANQAWAYAMMQNEDQALKLLGLAKDEFARANLAEAEDWVKFFNETDVYAMIGTVHTVLARNVDQKHTKYAIPALTRAIDAYGEDMQRSKTFNLSALATNHLLEGDIDHGARVGRAALDAAEGLKSARIKDRMEPLKEEAEKRKNNPDARDLAERLGLFFAA, from the coding sequence ATGGACGCCAGTAACGCTGCGGATGCCCGGCAGGGCCACCCGATCAGCTCTGATGTCTGGGACAAGCGGGAGATGCGGGAAGCGCTGGCCGCGCGGGAGATCAGCGCGGTCTATCGCAACCTCCGCAAGGAGGGCATCTCCCAGCGCCAGATCGCCGCGCTCACCGGCCAGTCACAGTCCGAGGTCTCGGAGATCCTCAAGGGACGGCAGGTCATGGCCTATGACGTGCTCGCCAGGATCGCCGACGGGCTGGGGGTCCCCCGTGGATACATGGGCCTCGCCTACGACGAGGCCACCGAGATTCAGGTCGTCGGCGCCGCCGACGAGCAGCAGGCTGAGGAGGACGAGTCCGTGAAACGGCGGAACTTCCTCGCGCATGCCGCCCAGGTCACGATGGGGGCGGCGGTCTTCGGATCGTCTCCCCAGGCATGGGGGGCGAGCCCCGCGAGGACGCCGGCACCTGGGCACATCGGGATGACCGACGTGCGCCAGGTGGAGGCAGCGACGAGAGCGCTGCGGGCACTCGATTACCAGTACGGCGGCGGGTTCTGCCGCGACGCCGTGGTCGCGCAGCTGTCCTGGGGACAGCAGATGCTGGACTCCTCGGCGACCACCCCGGTCAAGTCCAGACTGTTCGTGGCGCTCGCCGACCTGCACAGCCTTGCCGGCTGGACGTCGTTCGACACCGGGCTGATGGACTCCGCGCGCGGGCATTTCGCGAACGCACTGGAGCTGGCCAAACAGGGCGACAACAACCCGCTGGTGGCGAACATCCTGTACCGGATGGGCCGCGTCTACCTGCACCAGGAGGCGCCGAACGACGCGCTGAAGCTGTTCCAGCTCGGACAGATCGCCGCGCAGGAGTCCGGCTCCGAGCTCGCCATCGCCGTGCTCGCGGCGAACCAGGCGTGGGCCTACGCGATGATGCAGAACGAGGACCAGGCGCTGAAGCTGCTGGGCCTCGCCAAGGACGAGTTCGCCAGGGCGAACCTCGCCGAGGCGGAGGACTGGGTGAAGTTCTTCAACGAGACCGACGTCTACGCGATGATCGGCACCGTGCACACGGTGCTCGCGCGCAACGTGGACCAGAAGCACACCAAGTACGCGATCCCGGCGCTGACCAGGGCGATCGACGCCTACGGCGAGGACATGCAGCGCAGCAAGACCTTCAACCTGAGTGCGCTCGCGACCAACCACCTGCTCGAAGGCGACATCGACCACGGTGCCCGGGTCGGCCGGGCCGCGCTCGACGCGGCCGAAGGACTCAAGTCGGCGCGCATCAAGGACCGGATGGAGCCACTCAAGGAAGAGGCGGAGAAGCGGAAGAACAACCCGGACGCGCGTGACCTCGCCGAGCGTCTCGGCCTCTTCTTCGCCGCCTGA
- a CDS encoding phosphotransferase enzyme family protein, which translates to MPAATLDGRFTREKLAEALTGAAALLGLDPSGARLLRFTNNAVYQLAGAPVVLRIVGSRALRHRADRAVAVARHFERHDIPAIRLLPGVDQPLSVGEHVVTAWVHVPPTGRRATAKDLGRLLRRVHELPAPDGVGEWDPLGDVRARIADAEELQAADRRFLLHRCVEVAAALDDLEYPLPRGLIHGDAHPGNVIVGPDGPVLCDFDSSCVGPPEWDLTPLAVGRERFADPAGRYRMLADVYGFDVTAWDGFPVLREARELKLTTSVLPILRSHPEVRAELRRRLTDLRTGRTGDPWARYR; encoded by the coding sequence ATGCCTGCCGCGACCCTCGATGGCCGCTTCACCAGGGAAAAGCTGGCTGAAGCGCTGACCGGCGCCGCCGCGCTGCTCGGGCTCGACCCGAGCGGCGCGCGGCTGCTGCGGTTCACCAACAACGCCGTCTACCAGCTGGCGGGCGCGCCCGTCGTGCTGCGCATCGTCGGCTCCCGTGCGCTGCGGCACCGGGCGGACCGGGCCGTCGCCGTGGCGCGGCACTTCGAACGCCACGACATCCCCGCGATCCGCCTGCTCCCCGGCGTCGACCAGCCGCTTTCCGTCGGCGAGCACGTCGTCACGGCGTGGGTGCACGTGCCGCCCACCGGTCGGCGCGCCACCGCGAAGGACCTCGGCCGGCTCCTCCGGCGCGTGCACGAGCTGCCCGCGCCGGACGGCGTCGGCGAGTGGGACCCGCTGGGCGACGTGCGGGCGCGGATCGCGGACGCCGAGGAGCTGCAGGCCGCTGACCGGCGGTTTCTCCTCCACCGGTGCGTCGAGGTGGCCGCCGCGCTGGACGACCTCGAGTACCCGCTGCCCCGCGGGCTGATCCACGGCGACGCGCACCCCGGCAACGTGATCGTCGGCCCGGACGGGCCGGTGCTGTGCGACTTCGACTCCTCGTGCGTCGGCCCGCCGGAATGGGACCTGACCCCGCTGGCGGTCGGCCGCGAGCGGTTCGCCGACCCCGCGGGCCGGTACCGGATGCTCGCCGATGTCTACGGCTTCGACGTCACCGCCTGGGACGGGTTTCCCGTGCTCAGGGAGGCCAGGGAGCTCAAGCTGACCACGAGCGTGCTGCCGATCCTGCGCAGCCATCCGGAGGTCCGCGCCGAGCTGCGCCGCCGGCTGACCGATCTGCGGACCGGGCGCACCGGCGACCCATGGGCGCGCTACCGCTGA